A window of the Hordeum vulgare subsp. vulgare chromosome 5H, MorexV3_pseudomolecules_assembly, whole genome shotgun sequence genome harbors these coding sequences:
- the LOC123398800 gene encoding L-ascorbate oxidase-like produces MSGGGGAMESSLIAKHLLLCCLFLVASALAAVAQAKTVHEHWDISYQFTHSDCVRKLAVTINGGTPGPTIRAVQGDTVVVTVKNLLMTENVAIHWHGIRQLGTPWADGTEGVTQCPILPGDTFEYRFVVDRPGTYMYHAHYGMQRSAGLNGMIVVAAAPGGPDAEPFAYDGGEHDVLLNDWWHKSTYEQAAGLAAVPIEWVGEPKSLLINGRGRYNCSAMASDAAAACNATHPECATQVFAVVPGKTYRFRIASVTSLSALNFEIEGHEMTVVETDGHYVKPFVVKNLNIYSGETYSVLIKADQDPNRNYWLASNVVSRKPGTPTGTAVLSYYGGRSSPRAPPPTSPPAGPAWDDTAYRINQSLATVAHPEHAHPPPPRADRTILLLNSQNKIDGRVKWAINNVSFTLPHTPYLVALKRRLRGAFDERPPPETYNHTGYDVYGVQANPNATTSDGLYRLAFGSVVDVVLQNANMLAPNNSETHPWHLHGHDFWTLGYGVGRFDPAAHPPAFNLRDPVMKNTVAVHPYGWTALRFRADNPGVWAFHCHIEAHFFMGMGVAFEEGIERVGKLPEEITRCVSKKGGQH; encoded by the exons AtgagcggtggtggtggagcaatgGAGTCGTCGCTGATAGCAAAACACCTTCTCCTCTGCTGCCTCTTCCTCGTAGCCTCGGCGCTCGCCGCCGTCGCGCAGGCCAAGACGGTGCACGAACACTGGGACATCAGCTACCAGTTCACGCACTCGGACTGCGTGCGCAAGCTGGCCGTGACCATCAACGGGGGCACCCCGGGCCCCACCATCCGCGCCGTCCAGGGCGACACCGTGGTGGTGACCGTCAAGAACCTCCTGATGACGGAGAACGTGGCCATCCACTGGCACGGCATCCGGCAGCTGGGCACGCCGTGGGCGGACGGCACGGAGGGCGTCACCCAGTGCCCCATCCTCCCGGGCGACACCTTCGAGTACAGGTTCGTGGTGGACCGGCCGGGGACATACATGTACCACGCGCACTACGGCATGCAGCGCTCCGCCGGGCTCAACGGCATGATCGTCGTCGCGGCCGCGCCGGGCGGGCCCGACGCCGAGCCGTTCGCGTACGACGGCGGCGAGCACGACGTGCTCCTCAACGACTGGTGGCACAAGAGCACCTACGAGCAGGCCGCCGGGCTCGCCGCCGTCCCCATCGAGTGGGTCGGCGAGCCAAAGTCGCTGCTCATCAACGGCCGCGGCAGGTACAACTGCTCGGCCATGGCGTCGGACGCCGCTGCCGCCTGCAACGCGACGCACCCGGAGTGCGCCACGCAGGTGTTCGCCGTGGTGCCCGGCAAGACGTACCGCTTCCGGATCGCCAGCGTCACCTCCCTCTCCGCCCTCAACTTCGAGATCGAG ggcCACGAGATGACGGTGGTGGAGACCGACGGGCACTACGTGaagccgttcgtggtgaagaaccTCAACATCTACTCCGGCGAGACCTACTCCGTGCTGATCAAGGCCGACCAGGACCCCAACCGCAACTACTGGCTGGCCTCCAACGTGGTGAGCCGCAAGCCCGGCACCCCCACCGGCACCGCCGTGCTCAGCTACTACGGCGGCCGCAGCAGCCCGCGTGCGCCGCCGCCGACGTCTCCCCCCGCCGGCCCGGCGTGGGACGACACTGCGTACCGCATCAACCAGAGCCTGGCGACGGTGGCGCACCCGGAGCACGCgcacccgccgccgccgcgcgccgACCGGACCATCCTCCTCCTCAACTCGCAGAACAAGATCGACGGGCGGGTcaagtgggccatcaacaacgtcTCCTTCACGCTGCCGCACACGCCCTACCTGGTGGCCCTGAAGCGCCGCCTCCGGGGCGCCTTCGACGAGCGCCCGCCGCCGGAGACGTACAACCACACGGGCTACGACGTGTACGGCGTGCAGGCGAACCCCAACGCCACCACCAGCGACGGGCTGTACCGGCTGGCGTTCGGCTCCGTGGTGGACGTGGTGCTGCAGAACGCCAACATGCTGGCGCCCAACAACAGCGAGACCCACCCGTGGCACCTCCACGGCCACGACTTCTGGACGCTCGGGTACGGCGTGGGGCGGTTCGACCCGGCGGCGCACCCGCCGGCGTTCAACCTGAGGGATCCCGTGATGAAGAACACGGTGGCGGTGCACCCCTACGGCTGGACGGCGCTGCGGTTCCGGGCCGACAACCCCGGCGTCTGGGCCTTCCACTGCCACATCGAGGCGCACTTCTTCATGGGCATGGGCGTCGCCTTCGAGGAGGGCATCGAGCGCGTCGGCAAGCTCCCGGAGGAGATCACGCGCTGCGTCAGCAAAAAGGGCGGCCAACACTGA